A genomic segment from Diadema setosum chromosome 11, eeDiaSeto1, whole genome shotgun sequence encodes:
- the LOC140234986 gene encoding prolactin-releasing peptide receptor-like yields MANKTLSGPGVNVSSASTEVADPGASCDVLLPDFDAYLACLGRFLPRNVSGSDLNHSSSIEGEAHASPHVTFSKSFSAFVITLYSLIFVVSLVGNFGVCYIVVRKSRMRSVTNFFLANQALSDVLMTVFNIPFVVAKQLTSLWAVGVVMCHLVDYMGVMSVYVSTFILTIIAIDRHRVLVHPLRPRITMYTAVIIAISIWVLACILAIPYAVFINVVTHNLDGTTGYTCIYTYPQDHWTTVENSVAWSTLLLQYVLPFIIIAASYISIGRKLWSTRAVGDTMAAQQAASARRKIRTTRLLVLAVLVFGVCWLPLHIYLILTRYLVRYKHASTYLSCHWFAMCSACINPVAFCFLNESLRTDIRVTFSKLASRIRGTRHEGQHNQTLSLGANQQSVTHQSGWTSEGSPRRGQQRPPDVKGNHGNVVAMAAMAGSRAPNTSHV; encoded by the coding sequence ATGGCCAACAAAACTCTTTCCGGACCAGGTGTGAACGTATCCTCGGCCTCGACCGAGGTAGCCGACCCCGGCGCTTCTTGCGACGTCCTCTTGCCGGATTTCGACGCCTATCTAGCTTGCTTAGGACGCTTTCTGCCCAGGAATGTATCTGGCAGCGACCTCAACCATTCGTCGTCGATAGAGGGCGAGGCCCATGCCTCCCCTCATGTGACCTTCAGCAAGAGCTTCAGCGCTTTTGTTATAACGCTCTACTCTCTCATCTTTGTCGTGTCCTTGGTGGGCAACTTTGGTGTGTGCTACATCGTCGTGCGCAAATCGCGCATGCGCAGCGTCACGAACTTCTTTCTAGCCAATCAAGCGCTCTCCGATGTACTGATGACTGTTTTCAATATTCCATTTGTGGTGGCGAAACAGCTGACAAGTCTATGGGCAGTGGGCGTGGTCATGTGCCACCTCGTTGACTATATGGGCGTCATGTCCGTGTACGTGTCGACGTTCATACTAACGATAATCGCCATTGACCGGCATCGAGTTCTAGTCCACCCGTTGCGACCTCGCATCACCATGTACACTGCTGTGATCATTGCGATCTCGATCTGGGTGCTTGCCTGCATTCTAGCGATTCCGTATGCAGTGTTTATTAATGTTGTTACGCACAACCTCGATGGCACGACGGGATACACGTGCATTTACACTTACCCGCAAGATCACTGGACAACTGTCGAGAACTCTGTGGCATGGAGCACGCTGCTACTTCAATATGTTTTACCATTCATTATCATCGCCGCCTCCTACATCAGCATAGGCCGGAAGCTGTGGTCCACCAGAGCGGTAGGGGATACCATGGCTGCACAACAGGCAGCGAGCGCGCGCAGGAAGATCAGGACAACGCGGTTACTCGTTCTTGCCGTGCTGGTATTCGGTGTCTGCTGGCTGCCGCTCCATATCTACTTGATCCTTACAAGGTATCTTGTTCGTTACAAGCACGCCAGCACGTATCTCTCTTGCCATTGGTTCGCCATGTGCAGCGCATGCATCAACCCCGTCGCTTTCTGCTTCCTCAATGAGAGCCTACGCACGGACATCCGGGTCACATTCAGTAAGCTAGCCAGCAGGATCCGCGGCACAAGACACGAAGGTCAACACAACCAGACATTGTCCCTTGGCGCCAACCAGCAGTCCGTCACACATCAGTCCGGCTGGACCTCCGAGGGATCCCCGCGACGAGGACAGCAGCGGCCTCCAGATGTGAAGGGCAACCATGGAAACGTGGTCGCCATGGCAGCCATGGCAGGTTCTAGGGCGCCAAATACTTCCCACGTGTGA